TCGTTTATCACATCTATTATCTTCCCTATGTCCTTGGTCCTGCTCCCGAGCATCCTTATGGTCTCGGCCGAATCGTTCATGACGCCGGTTATGTTCTTAACGCCTTCGGCCGAGAGGTCCACGGCCTCCTTGCCCGAGGCGACCGTGCCGGCGCTCTCCCTGGCTATATCGGCCAGCTTGTTCGAAGTTTCGGCCACCCTCTGTATGGAGTTGATAAGCTCCATGATGAAGATGGACGTCTCGCTTACGGACGCCGACTGCTTCTGGATGTTCCTGGCCACGTTCTGTATATTGGCGCTTATCTCGTGCATGGTGGCCGATATTTCCTCCACGGCCGTGGCCGCGGTATCTCCGCTCCTGCTCGACAGCTCGCTGGCGGTGGCGATATGGGCGGTGGCGGAGGCTATCTCGTCCGCCCCTCCCCTTACCTGGCCGACTATAGCGCGCAACCCCCCGACCATCTTCTTGAACGAGTTGCCGAGCACGTCCCTTTCGGTCTTGGGGGCCACGTCCTTCCGGAGGTCCCCATCGGCCATGGTCTCGGCCGTATGGGCCACCTCCTGCATGTAAAGGACCATATCTTCGAATGCCTGCCCGAGCTTGCCTATCTCGTCTTTTGACGCCACGTCCACGACCACGTCCACGTCACCCTGTGCGAGCCTCTGCGAGGCCTGCACCATCTGCTTCAGGGGACGCTTGATGCTGCGCATGATTACGACCGCGAGAAGGGCCGCGAGCAAAAGGGCGCCGAGCGTAAGCGTTACGTACAGGAAA
The Thermodesulfobacteriota bacterium genome window above contains:
- a CDS encoding HAMP domain-containing methyl-accepting chemotaxis protein; its protein translation is YWFKTITKKINLLKEVEDYLSAGLNEKAASLQRTASREFFLYVTLTLGALLLAALLAVVIMRSIKRPLKQMVQASQRLAQGDVDVVVDVASKDEIGKLGQAFEDMVLYMQEVAHTAETMADGDLRKDVAPKTERDVLGNSFKKMVGGLRAIVGQVRGGADEIASATAHIATASELSSRSGDTAATAVEEISATMHEISANIQNVARNIQKQSASVSETSIFIMELINSIQRVAETSNKLADIARESAGTVASGKEAVDLSAEGVKNITGVMNDSAETIRMLGSRTKDIGKIIDVINDIAEQTNLLALNAAIEAARAGEHGMGFAVVADEVRKLAERSATSTAEISELIYGIQKEATTAVKDVEKNVGAIEGALKLSDGVVEALQKIEESVSEVTRYSQDIKASMGDQAEGCEQISAAVANLTEITQEISSSADEQASGTEEVVQSVEQLREMAQSNADNVQQLAASAEQMSRQAETLNGSVSKFTVDTAPKGKKGKAAAAPGAPTGHVSRRSSRA